In Cyprinus carpio isolate SPL01 chromosome A1, ASM1834038v1, whole genome shotgun sequence, the following proteins share a genomic window:
- the LOC109101076 gene encoding CDGSH iron-sulfur domain-containing protein 2-like: MVLESISKMIKTQLPTYLKKLPIPDTISGFARLTVSEWLRLLPLLGILALLGYLTIRPFLPKKQKQRDSLINLKIQKENPKVVNEIDIEDLRTPNVCYCRCWRSKTFPVCDKSHIKHNELTGDNVGPLILKKKTL; the protein is encoded by the exons ATGGTGTTAGAAAGTATCTCCAAGATGATCAAAACGCAACTCCCAACCTACCTCAAGAAACTACCCATTCCAGATACAATCAGCGGCTTTGCGAGACTTACAG TTTCAGAGTGGTTGCGGCTCCTACCCTTATTGGGGATTTTGGCTCTGTTGGGTTATCTGACCATCCGGCCCTTCCTGCccaaaaagcaaaagcaaagagACAGTCTAATAAATCTGAAGATCCAAAAAGAAAACCCTAAAGTGGTGAATGAGATCGACATAGAGGACCTGAGGACTCCAAATGTTTGTTACTGCCGATGCTGGCGATCTAAAACG TTTCCTGTTTGCGATAAGTCACACATAAAGCATAACGAGCTGACAGGAGACAACGTTGGTCCACTTATTCTTAAGAAGAAGACTCTGTAG
- the LOC109101300 gene encoding 3-hydroxybutyrate dehydrogenase type 2: MGRLDGKVIVLSAAAQGIGKASAIAFAKEGAQVTATDINGEKLKELDGIPGIKTKVVDVTKKDQVEALAKDFDYVDVLFNVAGFVHHGTILECEESDWDFTMNVNVRSMYLMIKAFLPKMLARKSGNIINMASVASSIKGVVKRCVYSTSKAAIIGLTKSVAADFLEQGIRCNCICPLYCT, encoded by the exons ATGGGACGTTTGGATGGGAAAGTGATAGTCCTTTCAGCAGCAGCACAAGGCATTGGAAAAGCTTCTGCTATA GCTTTTGCTAAGGAAGGTGCTCAAGTCACTGCTACAGATATCAACGGGGAGAAACTTAAAGAGCTGGATGGCATTCCAG ggatcaAAACCAAGGTTGTTGATGTTACCAAGAAAGACCAAGTGGAGGCCCTGGCCAAGGACTTTGACTATGTGGATGTGCTCTTCAATGTTGCTGG ATTTGTCCATCATGGCACAATACTGGAGTGTGAGGAATCAGATTGGGACTTCACTATGAACGTGAATGTCCGTAGCATGTACCTGATGATCAAGGCCTTCCTGCCTAAG ATGCTGGCTCGTAAATCTGGTAATATCATCAATATGGCATCTGTGGCATCTAGTATCAAAG GAGTTGTGAAAAGATGCGTCTACAGCACGTCTAAAGCTGCCATCATTGGACTGACCAAATCAGTGGCAGCTGATTTCCTGGAACAAGGAATCCGCTGCAATTGTATCTGCCCACTTTATTGCACTTAG